A section of the Campylobacter concisus genome encodes:
- a CDS encoding YggT family protein, translating to MILSTLFSAIANILHLIITVYTWVIIAAALISWVRPDLGSPVVQLLYRLTEPVYSFIRRYIKTNFSGIDFTPLIVLLALQFLDQFLIRLLFGFAASL from the coding sequence ATGATACTTTCCACCCTATTTTCAGCGATCGCAAACATTTTGCACCTTATTATCACGGTCTATACTTGGGTTATCATCGCAGCAGCTCTGATTAGCTGGGTCAGACCTGATCTTGGCTCGCCAGTCGTGCAGCTACTTTATAGGCTAACTGAGCCGGTTTATAGCTTTATTAGGCGCTACATAAAAACAAATTTTAGTGGTATCGACTTTACTCCGCTTATTGTGCTTTTAGCACTTCAATTTTTAGATCAATTTTTAATAAGGCTTTTATTTGGTTTTGCTGCGTCACTTTAG
- a CDS encoding lytic transglycosylase domain-containing protein: MVLLRHFSILSLACVALLAKIYTYEELKNEPKSLAKDYYINRLINEGSYTKEQIADLSRDVFRKAGLVQKSIDKILPPKAAPSKCPGVNAKNITQANLICQNFLTSIAFSLKLDNHTREILAANLAKTNPEKSKILLALNETNPAKAFANLNDTKSFLELFNASSPQNKSTLFSESFDANFMTKLYSQKGFTNLLNDIVFNKKYEGFRRNLLSIDPAVTEKSDAFTLGINAILLGQDDIAFSLFARAKSTFERAWQRDNATFWQYQISKNESFLKELGASKDANIYSLYARDLIGGEPLEVIVPRPNKQNIENFDVSDPFLWNKTAALAKDMNATQASEFAKKFYTNESIGAYAYFMQKAHGWEKQYFLMPSSPELEGISNERKSMIYALARQESLFIPSVVSTSYALGMMQFMPFLANAIGKKELKIPNFDQDDLFKTDVAFKFANHHLNYLDKFLYHPLFTAYAYNGGIGFTKKLITRDDMFKEGKFEPFLSIELVPVGETRNYGKKVLANYVIYMALTGSNIKISQLFENLTKPALTDKFRN, from the coding sequence TTGGTTTTGCTGCGTCACTTTAGTATTCTCTCTCTTGCCTGTGTTGCTCTTTTGGCTAAAATTTATACCTACGAAGAGCTAAAAAACGAGCCAAAAAGTCTAGCAAAAGACTACTACATCAACCGTCTTATTAACGAGGGTAGTTACACAAAAGAGCAGATCGCAGATCTTTCGCGTGATGTGTTTAGAAAAGCAGGCCTTGTTCAAAAATCAATCGATAAAATTTTACCTCCAAAAGCGGCTCCTAGCAAATGTCCTGGTGTAAATGCAAAAAATATCACCCAGGCAAATCTAATCTGCCAAAATTTTCTAACATCTATTGCTTTTAGCTTAAAGCTTGATAATCACACTCGTGAAATTTTAGCAGCTAATCTTGCAAAGACAAATCCAGAAAAATCAAAAATTTTACTCGCATTAAATGAAACAAATCCGGCTAAAGCTTTTGCAAATTTAAACGATACAAAGAGCTTTTTAGAGCTATTTAACGCCTCTAGCCCGCAAAATAAAAGTACACTTTTTAGTGAAAGCTTTGATGCAAATTTCATGACCAAGCTCTACTCACAAAAGGGCTTTACAAATTTATTAAACGATATTGTTTTTAATAAAAAATATGAAGGCTTTAGAAGAAATTTACTAAGTATTGATCCAGCTGTCACCGAAAAAAGTGATGCTTTTACGCTTGGAATAAATGCGATTTTACTAGGACAAGACGATATCGCCTTTAGCCTTTTTGCAAGAGCCAAGAGCACATTTGAAAGAGCTTGGCAAAGGGATAATGCGACCTTTTGGCAGTACCAGATAAGCAAAAACGAAAGCTTTTTAAAAGAGCTAGGTGCCAGCAAGGATGCAAATATCTACTCGCTTTACGCAAGAGATTTGATCGGTGGCGAACCACTTGAAGTCATCGTGCCAAGGCCTAATAAGCAAAATATCGAAAATTTTGACGTAAGCGATCCGTTTTTATGGAACAAAACTGCAGCCCTTGCAAAGGATATGAATGCCACGCAAGCAAGCGAATTTGCGAAGAAATTTTATACAAACGAAAGTATCGGTGCCTATGCATACTTCATGCAAAAGGCGCATGGCTGGGAGAAGCAATACTTCTTAATGCCAAGCTCTCCTGAGCTTGAGGGCATCAGCAACGAGAGAAAGTCAATGATCTACGCTCTGGCTAGACAAGAGAGTCTCTTTATCCCAAGCGTAGTTTCTACTTCATATGCCCTTGGAATGATGCAGTTTATGCCATTTCTTGCAAATGCGATCGGCAAAAAAGAGCTAAAAATTCCAAATTTTGACCAGGACGATCTTTTTAAAACTGATGTTGCCTTTAAATTTGCAAATCACCACCTAAACTATCTTGATAAATTTCTCTATCATCCGCTCTTTACCGCATACGCGTACAACGGCGGTATTGGCTTTACTAAAAAGCTTATCACAAGAGATGATATGTTTAAAGAGGGAAAATTTGAGCCATTTTTGTCGATCGAGCTTGTCCCAGTCGGAGAAACTAGAAACTACGGCAAAAAGGTGCTTGCCAACTACGTGATCTATATGGCGCTTACTGGTTCCAATATAAAGATTTCGCAACTTTTCGAAAATTTAACAAAACCGGCTTTGACTGATAAATTTCGAAACTAA
- the mobB gene encoding molybdopterin-guanine dinucleotide biosynthesis protein B: MKRLAIAFSGPSNSGKTTLILKVAKKFIDDGLKVAIVKHDPGDKARFDVEGKDSFKFSQTGADVVVMSPTRTTYFSQNPQEISDVIKMLGEFDMLLVEGLKTLPLPRLSVFKGEIDEAYLSFSDAIATYKEQIPYEITNLNLDDTNAICAWIIKNAKAV, from the coding sequence ATGAAAAGACTTGCTATCGCTTTTTCTGGCCCTTCAAATAGCGGAAAAACGACTCTTATTTTAAAAGTTGCAAAGAAATTTATAGACGATGGTTTGAAAGTCGCGATAGTAAAACACGACCCTGGCGATAAGGCAAGGTTTGATGTCGAGGGTAAGGATAGCTTTAAATTTTCTCAAACTGGGGCTGATGTTGTCGTAATGAGCCCAACTAGAACAACTTATTTTTCACAAAATCCACAAGAAATTAGTGACGTCATTAAAATGCTCGGCGAGTTTGACATGCTCTTAGTCGAGGGGCTAAAGACTCTGCCGCTACCAAGACTAAGCGTTTTTAAAGGCGAGATCGACGAAGCTTATCTTAGTTTTTCAGATGCAATCGCCACTTATAAAGAACAAATTCCATACGAAATAACAAATCTCAATTTAGATGATACAAACGCCATTTGTGCGTGGATAATCAAAAATGCAAAGGCTGTATAA
- a CDS encoding class 1 fructose-bisphosphatase: MQELNQIFNTIKEIAKEISEVIKYADLGYTTHENATGDTQLKLDVKSDEIITAKFKELACVKALISEEKEDALEINKNAKFIIAYDPLDGSSLVDVNFAVGSIFGIYEDEVKPEKLIAAAYSIYGPRLELVIAEKKGALPKFYRLGKDGEFKFVKELELKEKGKLNATGATQKGWSQTHRNFINELFNEGYRLRYSGAMVSDLHQILLKGGGLFSYPATSDHPNGKLRVVFEVLPFAFIYENAKGATTNGENQTLFDIKIEKIHQTTPCFFGSRDEISLLHKFYEQK, encoded by the coding sequence ATGCAAGAATTAAACCAAATTTTTAACACCATAAAAGAGATCGCAAAAGAGATAAGCGAAGTGATAAAATACGCCGATCTTGGCTACACAACCCACGAAAACGCTACTGGCGACACGCAACTAAAACTTGATGTCAAAAGCGACGAGATCATCACAGCTAAATTTAAGGAGCTTGCCTGCGTAAAAGCGCTAATTAGCGAGGAAAAAGAGGACGCTCTTGAGATAAATAAAAATGCTAAATTTATAATCGCTTACGATCCACTTGATGGCTCAAGCTTAGTTGATGTAAATTTCGCCGTTGGCTCAATCTTTGGCATCTACGAAGACGAGGTAAAACCAGAAAAATTAATAGCCGCAGCTTACAGCATATATGGCCCAAGGCTTGAGCTTGTAATTGCTGAGAAAAAGGGCGCTTTGCCTAAATTTTATAGACTTGGCAAAGATGGCGAGTTTAAATTTGTAAAAGAGCTTGAGCTAAAAGAAAAAGGCAAGCTAAATGCCACGGGAGCCACGCAAAAAGGCTGGAGCCAAACGCATAGAAATTTTATAAATGAGCTATTTAACGAGGGCTACAGACTAAGATACTCAGGTGCGATGGTGAGCGATCTGCATCAAATTTTACTAAAAGGTGGCGGTCTTTTTAGCTACCCAGCAACGAGCGATCATCCAAATGGCAAACTAAGAGTAGTCTTTGAAGTATTACCATTTGCCTTCATATATGAAAACGCAAAGGGTGCAACGACAAACGGCGAAAATCAAACACTTTTTGATATAAAAATAGAAAAAATTCACCAAACAACGCCATGCTTTTTTGGCTCACGTGATGAAATTTCACTTTTACATAAATTTTACGAGCAAAAATAA
- the metG gene encoding methionine--tRNA ligase, which translates to MKEKAYITTPIYYVNDVPHIGHAYTTIIADTLARFNRLQGKETYFMTGTDEHGQKIEQAARARGKTPKEYADEISAKFRSLWDEFEISYDHFIRTTDEEHKQTVQNVFEKMQANGDIYKGEYEGFYCVSCETFFNQRDLLEDNHCPDCGRVTSLVKEESYFFKLSKYEDALLKWYENDELCVIPKGKKNEVVSFVKGGLKDLSVTRTSFDWGIKLPKSANDEKHVMYVWLDALINYLTTLGYSRDDARMDLWPYTTHIVGKDILRFHAVYWPAFLMSLGLPLPKHVAAHGWWTINGEKMSKSKGNVINPREVASAYGLENFRYFLLREVPFGQDGDYSQKALIERINSELGNGLGNLLSRIVGMSAKYSDYKIGSKDVLKFHKAELDEAKGYLDEAIKNLENLATNRYLEDLWKVVTLANTAVAKYEPWSLVKAGKTDEANALVALCANLLAKVAILLSPAMPKTCAKIADTLGFSIDTVSYESLVLKNEISNFVAKATEPLFPRIEKELMSEANEPKVEVKAEPKEDKKEDEIISIDDFAKIVIKVGEVLECERVEGSEKLLKFKIDLGEDEPRQILSGIAKYYEPSSLIGKQVCVLANLKERTMMKKYVSQGMILSASDSSLTLLGTQGKVKNGAIVG; encoded by the coding sequence ATGAAAGAAAAAGCTTATATAACGACTCCAATATACTATGTAAACGACGTGCCACACATCGGTCACGCCTACACGACTATAATCGCTGATACGCTTGCTAGATTTAACCGCCTACAAGGCAAAGAGACTTACTTTATGACAGGTACAGACGAGCACGGACAAAAGATCGAGCAAGCAGCTCGTGCTAGAGGCAAGACTCCAAAAGAGTACGCCGACGAGATCAGCGCGAAATTTAGGTCACTTTGGGATGAATTTGAGATAAGCTACGATCATTTTATAAGAACGACCGACGAAGAGCACAAACAAACCGTGCAAAATGTCTTTGAAAAGATGCAAGCAAATGGCGACATTTACAAAGGCGAATATGAGGGATTTTACTGCGTTAGCTGCGAAACTTTTTTTAATCAAAGAGACCTGCTAGAAGACAATCACTGTCCAGACTGCGGCCGAGTGACATCTTTAGTCAAAGAAGAGAGCTACTTTTTCAAGCTTTCAAAATATGAAGATGCACTTTTAAAATGGTACGAAAATGACGAGCTTTGCGTTATCCCAAAGGGAAAGAAAAACGAGGTCGTAAGCTTTGTAAAAGGTGGACTAAAAGATCTTTCAGTAACTAGAACGAGCTTTGACTGGGGCATAAAGCTACCAAAGAGCGCAAACGATGAAAAGCACGTTATGTACGTCTGGCTTGACGCGCTTATAAACTACCTAACAACACTAGGATATTCAAGAGATGACGCTAGAATGGATCTTTGGCCATACACTACTCACATCGTTGGCAAGGATATTTTACGCTTCCACGCAGTTTACTGGCCGGCATTTTTGATGAGCCTTGGCTTGCCACTACCAAAACACGTAGCAGCTCACGGCTGGTGGACGATAAATGGTGAAAAAATGAGCAAAAGCAAGGGCAATGTCATTAACCCAAGAGAGGTCGCAAGCGCTTATGGACTTGAAAATTTCAGATACTTTTTACTTAGAGAAGTGCCGTTTGGACAAGATGGCGATTATAGCCAAAAAGCTTTGATCGAGCGCATAAACTCAGAACTTGGTAACGGTCTTGGCAACCTGCTAAGCCGAATAGTTGGCATGAGCGCAAAGTATAGCGACTATAAAATTGGCTCAAAAGATGTACTCAAATTTCACAAAGCTGAGCTTGACGAGGCAAAAGGCTATCTTGATGAGGCTATTAAAAATTTAGAAAATTTAGCTACAAACCGCTACTTAGAGGATCTTTGGAAGGTCGTAACTCTTGCAAATACAGCCGTTGCGAAGTATGAGCCATGGTCACTTGTAAAAGCTGGCAAAACTGACGAGGCAAACGCGCTTGTGGCACTTTGCGCAAATTTACTTGCAAAAGTGGCGATACTACTTAGCCCTGCTATGCCAAAAACTTGTGCTAAGATAGCTGACACGCTTGGCTTTAGCATAGACACAGTATCTTATGAAAGCCTTGTTTTGAAAAATGAAATTTCAAATTTTGTGGCAAAAGCTACCGAGCCACTTTTCCCAAGAATAGAAAAAGAGCTAATGAGCGAGGCAAATGAGCCAAAGGTTGAGGTAAAAGCTGAGCCAAAAGAGGATAAAAAAGAGGACGAGATCATTAGCATTGATGATTTTGCCAAGATAGTAATAAAAGTAGGCGAAGTGCTCGAGTGCGAGAGGGTCGAGGGCAGTGAGAAGCTGCTTAAATTTAAGATAGATCTTGGTGAAGATGAGCCGCGTCAAATTTTATCTGGTATCGCCAAATACTACGAGCCTAGCTCGCTTATCGGCAAACAAGTTTGCGTTTTAGCAAATTTAAAAGAGCGAACGATGATGAAAAAATATGTCTCTCAAGGCATGATTCTAAGCGCATCAGACAGCTCGCTAACGCTTCTTGGCACGCAGGGCAAGGTCAAAAATGGCGCGATCGTTGGTTAA
- a CDS encoding ferrochelatase, translating into MTIENLTRLINAEALNAPTITSVSEFVFELKHVKRGFAYICLNANDSDIETAIKQGAYAIISEDNVPIIDKEIAFLKVSSLQTAMIKLMRFESTHKDLKFCAVNPYINDFLEKSKLGSNAHVMSKNITEFFNQIFHAKVFDIFFGDDIRTLQRISPLFETIYTDTTMHEINPSSIFFTNTVFKQTYYQNLNIPRVFAGMFYGLLKFLDKNKISFKPYEGRINGHFDPIFIDKNFSPTSFGNSFRAIITESDEDLFVSQSIFLNKKFSPDEIKICLPEGSLLKVQNAIYFKNLGEIKKLKNFVYILILCQKEELLEELHKTTEENSLF; encoded by the coding sequence ATGACAATAGAAAATTTAACTCGTCTAATAAATGCCGAGGCTCTGAATGCACCGACGATAACTAGTGTAAGCGAGTTTGTTTTCGAGCTAAAGCATGTAAAACGTGGCTTTGCCTATATTTGCTTAAACGCAAACGATAGCGACATAGAAACAGCGATTAAACAAGGCGCATACGCCATAATTAGCGAAGATAATGTACCAATTATCGACAAAGAGATCGCTTTTTTGAAAGTTAGCAGTTTACAAACTGCCATGATAAAGCTTATGAGATTTGAGTCAACTCACAAAGATTTGAAATTTTGTGCTGTAAATCCTTATATAAATGACTTTTTAGAAAAATCAAAACTTGGCTCCAATGCACATGTCATGTCAAAAAACATAACTGAGTTTTTTAATCAAATTTTTCATGCAAAGGTCTTTGATATATTTTTTGGCGATGACATAAGGACACTCCAACGCATATCACCTCTTTTTGAGACTATTTACACAGACACGACGATGCACGAGATAAATCCAAGCTCGATCTTTTTTACAAATACAGTTTTTAAGCAAACTTACTATCAAAACTTAAACATACCACGAGTTTTTGCCGGTATGTTTTATGGACTTTTAAAATTTCTTGATAAAAATAAAATTTCATTTAAGCCTTATGAAGGTAGGATTAATGGGCACTTTGATCCGATTTTCATAGATAAAAATTTTTCTCCAACAAGCTTTGGAAATAGCTTTAGAGCCATAATCACCGAAAGCGATGAAGATCTATTTGTAAGTCAAAGTATATTTTTAAATAAAAAATTTAGCCCTGATGAGATAAAAATTTGCTTGCCTGAAGGTTCTTTATTAAAAGTGCAAAATGCTATTTATTTTAAAAATTTAGGCGAGATTAAAAAACTCAAAAACTTTGTTTACATATTGATCTTATGCCAAAAAGAAGAGCTTTTAGAAGAACTTCACAAAACTACCGAGGAAAATTCACTATTTTAA
- the ybeY gene encoding rRNA maturation RNase YbeY, protein MILCEESYPEILDEICSYLTPGEVELVFIDEDEMRELNRSKRGIDKTTDVLSFPLELVIHAPLGSIVINKDMVKQKANELNHSEDAETALLFTHGLLHVLGYDHEKDDGEMRQKECDVINKFELPKSLIVRSEDVRLIDLINKKELN, encoded by the coding sequence ATGATACTTTGCGAAGAGAGTTATCCAGAAATTTTAGATGAAATTTGCTCATATTTGACGCCAGGCGAAGTTGAGCTGGTGTTTATAGATGAAGATGAAATGAGAGAGCTAAATAGATCCAAGCGAGGTATCGATAAAACTACAGATGTTTTAAGTTTTCCACTTGAGCTTGTCATTCATGCACCACTTGGTTCAATCGTCATAAATAAAGATATGGTAAAACAAAAGGCAAATGAGCTAAATCACAGCGAAGATGCTGAGACTGCACTACTTTTTACGCATGGCTTGTTGCACGTATTGGGCTACGATCATGAAAAAGATGATGGAGAAATGAGGCAAAAAGAGTGCGATGTTATCAATAAATTTGAGCTGCCCAAAAGCCTAATCGTAAGAAGTGAGGATGTTAGGCTGATTGATCTAATAAATAAAAAAGAGCTAAATTAA
- the queC gene encoding 7-cyano-7-deazaguanine synthase QueC yields MYNFSKFKRQNMKKAVCIMSGGMDSALCAVMAKKAGYEIVALHFDYGQRTMRREKRAFDEICERLGIVKKLSLDVSFIAQIGGNSLTDTSMKIRKDGVEKDVPNTYVPFRNGVFISVAAALAEKEGAEAIYIGVVEEDSSGYPDCKESFIKSINEAINLGTSDGFSCQIVTPLVNLSKADIVLKSLELDSPIELTWSCYESEDEACGLCDSCRLRLNGFKKANVTDKIVYKNQKFSL; encoded by the coding sequence TTGTATAATTTTAGCAAATTTAAAAGGCAAAATATGAAAAAAGCGGTTTGTATAATGAGTGGTGGCATGGATAGTGCGCTTTGTGCTGTAATGGCAAAAAAGGCTGGTTATGAGATAGTGGCACTTCATTTTGACTACGGTCAAAGGACGATGAGGCGTGAGAAGCGTGCGTTTGACGAGATATGTGAGCGACTGGGCATTGTTAAAAAACTAAGCCTTGATGTTAGTTTCATAGCACAAATTGGTGGAAATTCGTTAACAGATACCAGCATGAAAATAAGAAAAGATGGGGTAGAAAAAGACGTGCCAAACACCTATGTACCTTTTAGGAATGGCGTGTTTATCTCTGTCGCTGCCGCACTTGCTGAAAAAGAAGGAGCAGAAGCTATTTATATCGGTGTCGTAGAAGAAGATAGCTCAGGATACCCGGACTGCAAAGAGAGCTTTATAAAAAGCATAAACGAAGCTATAAATTTAGGCACATCAGATGGCTTTTCTTGCCAGATCGTCACGCCTCTTGTAAATTTAAGCAAGGCTGACATTGTATTAAAATCGCTAGAGCTTGACTCACCGATAGAGCTAACCTGGAGCTGCTATGAGAGTGAGGACGAAGCATGTGGACTTTGTGATAGCTGCAGACTAAGGCTAAATGGCTTTAAAAAGGCAAACGTCACTGATAAAATCGTATATAAAAATCAAAAATTTTCCTTATGA
- the mrdA gene encoding penicillin-binding protein 2 — protein MRMRIVFSVIALFWIILLGRIYHLSINSNTYYNEIAEQNAIKTIYIPPVRGIIFDVHDKPMAVNRLGFSVSIRPHLSANKKVKILDDELAYISSLFSDLNVTKLKNEYIKNDSAYNQDFINVVEFIDYDKFLPFFASLSLRENLEIRPASKRHYPYNDLASHIIGYVGRANQKDMDNDPLTKLTNYIGRSGVERFYNPILQGIQGFKKIKVNALNEEIEQINYQAPQSQNIKLAVDLELQQFVADVFGKDAGSVIVMSLKDGAIIAAGSFPEYDLNPFVLGISQPEWEELVKNVDHPFTNKLINGLYPPGSVVKMGMALAFLDNGMSKYDSFFCSGSYELGGRKFRCWNSHGHGNVNMNTAIRESCDDYFYKGSQKIGIDAIVPILERMGFGRKTEVDLPNEFVGTLPSREWKMRKYGKAWFQGETLITSIGQGNFLVTPMQVAKYTAGLATGLNVTPHFLKSIDDKDVDFTPTDDAFTPFEKSQLPAIRHAMYEVANHPRGTANRHFIGSLVKVAAKTGTAQVVGISQTEKKRMKEEDMAYLQRSHAWMTTYAPYEDPQYVITIVIEHGGHGGSAAGPKIAQIYNKLVEMGYINLEKIQSDQNKKQDNKKK, from the coding sequence ATGAGGATGCGCATCGTCTTTAGTGTGATCGCTCTTTTTTGGATTATACTTTTGGGACGAATTTATCACCTAAGCATAAACTCAAATACTTACTACAACGAAATTGCAGAACAAAACGCGATAAAAACTATTTATATTCCGCCAGTTAGGGGTATCATTTTTGACGTACATGATAAGCCAATGGCTGTTAATCGTCTTGGTTTTTCAGTATCCATTAGACCTCATTTAAGTGCTAATAAAAAGGTAAAAATTTTAGATGATGAGCTAGCTTACATTAGCTCACTATTTAGCGATCTAAATGTTACAAAGCTTAAAAATGAATACATAAAAAACGACTCAGCTTATAACCAAGATTTTATAAATGTGGTCGAATTTATTGATTATGATAAATTTTTGCCATTTTTTGCATCACTTTCTTTGCGTGAAAATTTAGAGATAAGGCCCGCTTCAAAACGCCACTATCCGTATAACGATCTGGCTTCTCACATTATCGGCTACGTTGGTAGGGCAAATCAAAAAGATATGGATAATGATCCTTTGACAAAGCTTACAAATTACATCGGAAGAAGTGGCGTGGAGCGGTTTTATAATCCGATCCTACAAGGAATTCAGGGTTTTAAAAAGATAAAGGTAAATGCCTTAAATGAAGAGATCGAACAGATAAACTATCAAGCACCACAAAGTCAAAATATCAAGCTTGCAGTCGATCTTGAGCTTCAGCAGTTTGTGGCTGATGTCTTTGGCAAAGATGCAGGAAGCGTCATAGTCATGAGTCTAAAAGACGGTGCTATCATCGCAGCAGGAAGCTTTCCTGAGTATGATCTAAATCCATTTGTGCTTGGAATTTCTCAGCCTGAATGGGAAGAGCTTGTAAAAAACGTCGATCATCCTTTTACAAATAAGCTAATAAACGGCCTTTATCCGCCAGGTTCGGTCGTAAAAATGGGTATGGCGCTTGCGTTTTTGGATAATGGCATGAGTAAATACGATAGCTTTTTTTGTAGTGGCTCGTATGAGCTTGGAGGGCGTAAATTCCGCTGCTGGAACTCTCACGGACATGGAAATGTTAATATGAATACGGCAATTAGAGAGAGCTGTGATGATTATTTTTATAAAGGTAGTCAAAAGATAGGGATCGACGCTATTGTGCCGATACTTGAACGTATGGGTTTTGGTAGAAAAACCGAGGTTGATTTGCCAAATGAGTTTGTGGGGACTTTGCCAAGTAGAGAGTGGAAGATGAGGAAGTATGGCAAAGCGTGGTTTCAAGGTGAGACCCTTATCACTTCTATCGGGCAGGGAAATTTCTTGGTCACGCCTATGCAAGTGGCAAAATACACAGCAGGCCTTGCAACTGGGCTAAATGTGACTCCACATTTTTTAAAGAGCATTGATGACAAGGATGTTGATTTTACACCAACAGATGATGCTTTTACTCCGTTTGAGAAGTCACAGTTACCAGCCATTAGGCATGCAATGTATGAAGTGGCAAATCACCCAAGAGGAACGGCAAATAGGCATTTTATTGGAAGCCTAGTTAAAGTTGCCGCAAAGACAGGTACTGCCCAGGTTGTTGGAATTTCTCAAACTGAAAAGAAACGTATGAAAGAAGAGGATATGGCGTATTTGCAAAGATCCCATGCATGGATGACTACTTATGCGCCTTATGAAGATCCGCAATATGTCATCACAATAGTTATCGAGCATGGTGGCCATGGCGGAAGTGCGGCTGGGCCAAAAATCGCTCAAATTTATAATAAACTCGTTGAAATGGGATATATAAATTTAGAAAAAATCCAAAGCGATCAAAATAAGAAACAAGACAATAAGAAAAAATAA
- the yihA gene encoding ribosome biogenesis GTP-binding protein YihA/YsxC has product MIRPLGAKFITSSPSIKEAPSFVTSEVVFLGRSNVGKSSLINTLVNQKNLAKSSSTPGKTQLINFFEAEFCEEKEVGEKDKFKLILVDLPGFGYAKVAKSKHDEWRKNLDEFLKFRSDIRLFIHLIDARHFDLDIDVNVDSYLKSFLRADQKILNLYTKSDKLNQSQKSAVMKFDPSGILVSILNKSGIEKAREAIINNALGR; this is encoded by the coding sequence GTGATAAGGCCACTAGGTGCTAAATTTATCACATCAAGTCCAAGTATAAAAGAGGCTCCAAGCTTCGTAACAAGCGAAGTTGTCTTTTTAGGCAGATCAAATGTTGGTAAAAGCAGCCTCATAAATACACTTGTAAATCAAAAAAATCTAGCCAAGAGCTCATCGACTCCTGGCAAAACTCAGCTTATAAATTTTTTTGAGGCCGAGTTTTGTGAGGAAAAAGAAGTGGGCGAAAAAGATAAATTTAAGCTCATTTTGGTTGATTTGCCAGGCTTTGGCTATGCAAAAGTGGCAAAGTCAAAGCATGATGAATGGCGTAAAAATTTAGATGAGTTTTTGAAATTTAGAAGCGACATTAGACTTTTTATACATCTAATTGACGCTAGGCATTTTGACTTAGACATTGACGTGAACGTGGATTCTTACCTAAAAAGCTTTTTAAGAGCTGACCAGAAAATTTTAAATTTATATACAAAAAGCGATAAGCTAAATCAAAGCCAAAAGAGTGCGGTAATGAAATTTGATCCGAGCGGCATCTTGGTCTCAATTCTTAATAAAAGCGGTATCGAAAAGGCTAGAGAAGCCATCATAAATAACGCTCTTGGTAGATAA
- the lptA gene encoding lipopolysaccharide transport periplasmic protein LptA, producing the protein MGRRKSAILAVILGFTFLNAEQVEITSNDFFADENKQTSEFIGNVNIKKGSFDELKADKVVVYFDKKRQPIKYVATGNARAKIFIKDKHYDGKGNTLIYEPAKQIYTVSGNGYLHEVETDKNVYGEKIVVNQKDGTYSVNSDEKKPVKFIFQVEEKDK; encoded by the coding sequence ATGGGTAGAAGAAAATCAGCGATTTTAGCGGTGATATTGGGTTTTACATTTTTAAATGCAGAGCAAGTTGAAATCACATCAAATGATTTTTTTGCAGATGAGAATAAGCAAACTAGTGAATTTATAGGTAATGTAAATATCAAAAAGGGCTCATTTGATGAGCTTAAGGCAGATAAGGTGGTTGTCTATTTTGACAAAAAACGCCAGCCTATAAAATATGTGGCCACTGGCAATGCAAGAGCTAAAATTTTTATAAAAGATAAGCACTATGATGGCAAAGGCAATACTCTTATATACGAGCCAGCAAAACAGATCTATACTGTTAGTGGAAATGGCTATTTGCATGAGGTAGAAACTGATAAGAATGTTTATGGTGAAAAGATAGTTGTTAATCAAAAAGATGGCACATATAGTGTAAATAGTGATGAGAAAAAGCCTGTTAAGTTTATCTTTCAGGTAGAGGAAAAAGATAAGTGA